GGTGGTGGAGCGGGCCTTCGGCTTCGGCCGCGACTATGCCGAGACGCTGCGGCGCTGGCGTGTCGCCTTCGACGCCCAGCGCACCGCCGTGCAGCGCCTGGGCTTCGACGCCACCTTCCAGCGCACCTGGGAGTTCTACCTGGCCTACTGTGAGGCGGCCTTCGACACCGGCAACACCGACGTCGTGCAGTACACGCTGAGGCGGGCGGCGTGAGCGGGAACGTTGGCGCCCCCACGCGCCGCTCGTTCCTGGCGGCCGGGCTGCTCGGGCCGCTGCTGGCTCGTGCGGCGGCTGCGTCCGACGAGGCACCGGAGGCCCAGGAGGCGCTGCGGCTGCTGCCCGGCGCCCAGGAGCAGGGGCGCATGCGGCTGCGCTGGTTCGGCCTGCCGATCTACGACGCCCGGCTCTGGACGCGCCAGCCCGTGACGGCCACCGGCTATGCGCAGCAGGAGTTCGTGCTCGGCCTGCGCTACGTGCGCGCGCTGGAGGGCGCGGCGATCGCCGAGCGCTCGCTGCAGGAGATGCAGCGCCAACAGGCGCTGCCCGAGGCCCAGGCGCAGGCCTGGCTGGCGCAGATGCGCGCGGCCTTCCCCGATGTGCAGCCAGGTGACCGGCTGCTCGGCTGGCACCGGCCGGGGCGCGAATCGGCGTTCTACCTGAATGGGCGACCCACGCACGCGGTCGCAGACGCCGGGTTTGCGGGGTCTGCGGGGTTTGGCGAGCGCTTCTTCGGCATCTGGCTGTCGCCGCGCAGCCGGGATGCGGCCCAGCGCGACGCGCTGCTCGGGCTGGTGCCGCGATGACGTCCGCGCCCCGGCGCGCGGCAGCGCCCGCCGCCTGGAACCCACGCGCCGCGCTGGCCTATGGCGGCCTGGGGGCCCCGCTGGCCTTCGTCGCCCTGCCGCTGTATGTGCAACTGCCGCAGCACTACGCGCAGGTGCACGGCGTGGCGCTGGCCACCCTCGGCGCCCTGCTGCTGGCGGTGCGCTGCCTGGATGCGCTGGTGGATCCGCTGCTGGGGCGATGGGCGGACCGGCTGCTGGCGCGCGGTGGCCGTGCGGCCTGGGCGCTGCTGGGGGCAGCGGCGGTGCTGGTGGCGCTGGGCTTCGTGCAGCTGTTCTTTGCGCCGCCGCTCGGCCCAGCCGAACTGCTCGCCTGGTGTGGCGGCTGGCTGGCGCTGACCTGCGCGGGCTGGTCGCTGGCGTCGGTGCTGCACCAGGCCTGGGGCGTGCGGCTGGGCGGAGGCGAGCTGGCGCAGTCACGCTGGGTGTCGGCGCGCGAGGGCGCCGGGCTGGTCGGCGTGGTGGCCGCCAGCCTGCTGCCCAGCTTGGCCGGGCTGACGGTGACGGCTGTCGTGCTCTGCGCCGCGCTGGCCATCGGCTGGCTGGCGCTGCGTGCGGCGCCGGCTCCACCGCCTGTGCTGCCGGCCGATCCCGAGGTGGCGCCGGTACGTCCGGCGGGGGCAGTCGCATGGCAGGGGCTGCTGCTGCCCTGGCGGCTGCCGGCCTTTCGTCGCATGCTGGCGGTCTACCTCGTCAACGGCGTGGCGGCGGCGGTGCCGGCCACGCTGGTGCTGTTCTTCATCCGCGATCGCTTGCAGGCGCCGGCCTGGGAGGGTGCGTTCCTGGCGCTGTACTTCGTGGCCGGTGTGGTCTCGCTGCCCGCCTGGGTGCACGCCGTGCGCCGCTGGGGGGCGGTGCGCGCCTGGGCGCTGGGCATGGTGATCGCCGTGGCGGGTTTTGCCGGGGCGATCGGCCTGGGCGCTGGCGATGTGGCGCTGTTCGCCGCGGTCTGCCTGGCCAGCGGGCTGGCGCTGGGGGCCGACCTGGCGCTGCCCGCCACCCTGCTGGCCGAGGTGGTGGCCAGCCGTCGCGGGAGCACCGGGTCGGGCAGGGATGGAGGGGCGGGCGCCGATGCGGGCCTGTTCTTCGGCTGGTGGAATGCCGCGTCCAAGCTGAACCTCGCGCTGGCGGCCGGCCTCGTGCTGCCGCTGCTGGGCTGGCTGGGCTACGTGCCGGGTGCCGCCAGCCCGGCCGGGCTCGACGCGCTGGCCTGGGTCTATGCCGGACTGCCCTGCGTCCTGAAGCTGGCGGCCCTGGCCCTGCTGCTGCGCTGGGGTGGGCCGACGCAGTCGACAGTGCCGACGCGACCCTCGGCGTCGGTGCCTGCCGCCGCGGCGGCCGCCGATCCTCCCTGAGAACCTGTGTACGACCGACTGTCCAAGGACACCCGCCCATGACCCGTTTCCATCGTTTCGCCCTGCGCTGCACCCGTGCCGGCCTACTCGCGGCACTGGCCGCACCGGTGGTCCTGACTGGCTGTGCCAGCGGGCCGCGCATCGAGGACCATGCCGGGCAGCAACCCACGCTGGACCTGCGGCGCTACTTCGACGGCCCGTTGGTGGCCCACGGCCTGTTCACCGACCGCAACGGCGTGGTGCAGCGGCGCTTCACGGTGCAGCTCAAGGGCACCTGGTCGGGGGATCAGGGCGTGCTGGAAGAGGATTT
The Sphaerotilus microaerophilus DNA segment above includes these coding regions:
- a CDS encoding chalcone isomerase family protein translates to MSGNVGAPTRRSFLAAGLLGPLLARAAAASDEAPEAQEALRLLPGAQEQGRMRLRWFGLPIYDARLWTRQPVTATGYAQQEFVLGLRYVRALEGAAIAERSLQEMQRQQALPEAQAQAWLAQMRAAFPDVQPGDRLLGWHRPGRESAFYLNGRPTHAVADAGFAGSAGFGERFFGIWLSPRSRDAAQRDALLGLVPR
- a CDS encoding MFS transporter, coding for MTSAPRRAAAPAAWNPRAALAYGGLGAPLAFVALPLYVQLPQHYAQVHGVALATLGALLLAVRCLDALVDPLLGRWADRLLARGGRAAWALLGAAAVLVALGFVQLFFAPPLGPAELLAWCGGWLALTCAGWSLASVLHQAWGVRLGGGELAQSRWVSAREGAGLVGVVAASLLPSLAGLTVTAVVLCAALAIGWLALRAAPAPPPVLPADPEVAPVRPAGAVAWQGLLLPWRLPAFRRMLAVYLVNGVAAAVPATLVLFFIRDRLQAPAWEGAFLALYFVAGVVSLPAWVHAVRRWGAVRAWALGMVIAVAGFAGAIGLGAGDVALFAAVCLASGLALGADLALPATLLAEVVASRRGSTGSGRDGGAGADAGLFFGWWNAASKLNLALAAGLVLPLLGWLGYVPGAASPAGLDALAWVYAGLPCVLKLAALALLLRWGGPTQSTVPTRPSASVPAAAAAADPP